One window of Lepeophtheirus salmonis chromosome Z, UVic_Lsal_1.4, whole genome shotgun sequence genomic DNA carries:
- the LOC121130364 gene encoding endocuticle structural glycoprotein SgAbd-8-like, which yields MNSKVSCLIVLGCTFASLIADDDVKKRDIPLTSYGIGSSSNSYSSNNAGSNSFQSNRPYIKILSSNYNAPGTLDGSSNFDHAFESENGIRQQAVGKTKVVGETEVVVMKGSYEYVGPNGQTYVVEWYADETGYHPSGPHLPKDVPIPYPEIANAVSAQISFAAANPNDYDDGFYTGDSINNIVYDNRPISNYGYDK from the exons atgaactcaaaa GTATCCTGTTTGATTGTTCTCGGATGTACTTTTGCATCCCTTATAGCGGATGATGATGTCAAAAAGAGGGATATCCCTCTAACCTCATACGGGATTGGATCTTCCAGCAATTCCTACTCAAGTAACAATGCTGGATCCAACTCCTTTCAAAGCAATCGGCCCTATATTAAGATCTTGAGCAGTAATTACAACGCACCAGGTACTCTGGATGGCTCAAGTAACTTTGACCATGCTTTTGAGTCCGAGAATGGGATTCGTCAACAGGCAGTAGGGAAAACAAAGGTCGTTGGAGAGACTGAAGTTGTTGTGATGAAGGGCTCTTATGAGTATGTGGGCCCTAATGGGCAAACCTATGTTGTTGAGTGGTATGCTGATGAGACTGGCTATCATCCCTCGGGTCCTCATCTTCCCAAGGATGTTCCCATTCCCTATCCTGAGATTGCTAATGCTGTATCTGCTCAAATCTCATTTGCTGCTGCTAATCCCAATGACTACGACGATGGCTTTTACACTGGTGACAGTATCAACAATATAGTATATGATAATCGACCCATTTCTAACTATGGTTATGACaaataa